The sequence below is a genomic window from Zhongshania aliphaticivorans.
TTCGTAATATAAAATAGTTTGCCTTCCGGCTGGGTTAATGTGTTACAGATTCGAGAATTAAGGTAACAATATAAATATTATAAGTAACGCCCGAAGCGGGCGCGATTTTGTTATGACGCGAAACACCTGATTGTTATTTGTACAAACCATCTACGACTCAGCCGAAACGCGCTCCAATGTGACGAAACTATAGCCTAAACCTTCGGCACTTGTTATGGGGTAACACTCTCTCGCCGTCTCGCGCCACTGGGCATCCACCAATTCCGGAAACCACGCGTCGCCATCAAGACTGATATCTACCTCGGTAAGATAGATTTTTTGCGCCTCATTGAGCGCACTTCGGTAAATGGTTTCACCACCAATCACCACAATCTCAGCCAAACCCTCCGCTAGGGCATGCTCACGCGCCAACGCCAAGCCTGCACTTAAGCTAGGCACCACATAAGCCCCCTCAGCCACATATTCAGGCTGCCGACTAATAACAATATTTTTCCGACCCGGCAGTGGGCGACCGATTGATTCCCAGGTTTTACGCCCCATCACAATAGGCTTACCCAAGGTCGTCGCCTTAAAATGCTTCAAGTCCGCCGGTAGATGCCAAGGCAATTGATTGCCCACACCAATGACTCGGTTATTTGCCATAGCAACAATCAAAGAAACCGTAACCGTCATGAAATCTCCAAAATCAGATTGCAATTGGGGCTTTTATGGCCGGATGAGGCTCATAGCCCGCAAACTCAAAGTCGTCAAAATCATAGTCAAAAACCGATTCAGGACGACGCTTTATCAGCAGTTTTGGCAGGGCTCGCGGCGTGCGACGCAGCTGCTCTTCAACAATTTCGTCGGTTAGGTGATTTTGATATAAATGGCAGTCGCCAAAGGTGTGTACAAAATCACCTACTTCTAAATCACACTGCTGGGCGATCATATGGGTCAACAGTGCATAGCTAGCGATATTAAAAGGTACTCCCAGAAACAGGTCTGCACTGCGTTGGTAGAGCTGGCACGACAGCTTTCCGTCAGCCACATAAAACTGGAACAAGGTATGGCATGGCGGCAATGCGGCGCGACCACGACGAACATTTTCTTGGGGACTCAAAGACTCATCGGGAAGGTCAGCGGGATTCCATGCATTTACCAGCAAACGACGAGAGTCTGGCTTGCGACGAATCATCTCAACGACTTCACTAATCTGATCAATCGTGCTGCCATCTGGGCAGGCCCAACTGCGCCACTGCTTGCCGTAAATCGGGCCCAAGTCACCATTCTCCAGCGCCCACTCATTCCAGATCGAAACACCACGTTCCTGCAACCAGTTATTGTCACAACTGCCCTGCAAAAACCAAATTAGCTCGCAAATAATACTGCGTAAATGTACCTTTTTAGTTGTTAGCAAGGGAAAGCCCTGCTGCAGATCAAAGCGCAGCTGGCGACCAAATACTGAGCGTGTGCCCACCCCTGTACGGTCTCCCTTATCAGTGCCATTGTCGCGAACATCCCGCAGCAAATCCAAATACTGTTGCATACTATTTTCCTACTTTCTTCGTTGTTCTGCGCTTCACTGGAGCAGTCGCTGCTGTACCACTACGCGCCGATTCATTGCGGGTATAAGCCCATACCAACAAAAATCCGCCAATAATAATCATTGGCAGCGACAATTCCTGACCCCGCGTGAGCCAGCCCATGGCGTCAAAACCAATATGGCTATCAGGCTCACGTACAAACTCAACCAAAAAGCGGAAGCTGCCGTAACATAGTAAAAACAAGGCGCCCGCAGCCAACGGTGGCCGCTGCTTACGCGTAAAGAAGAACAAAATTGTAAACAATACCACGCCCTCTAGCGCGAACTGATATAGCTGCGATGGGTGTCGAGGCAATTGTGACGGGTCGCGGGGAAACAGCATGCCCAAAGGGCCATCGGTAGGGCGACCCCATAACTCTTGGCCGATAAAATTGCCAATGCGGCCCAAGCCCAAGCCAATGGGCGCCAACGGGGCGATAAAATCCCACAGAGCCGCCACCGGCACTTTAATTTTGCGCGCATACAAGGCAACCGCGACAATCACGCCAAGCAAACCACCGTGAAAGGCCATGCCACCTTCCCAGACTCTGAGCAACCACAACGGATCTTGTAAAAACTGAGGAAAATTATAAAAAATAACATAGCCAAAGCGGCCGCCCAGGATCACCCCTACCGCGCCGTAAAAAATCAAATCTTCAACCTGGGCCTCATTAAGGGGGCTCCAGGGCTGGTGGCTGCGACGCTTAGCCAAAAACCACGCAGCGGCAAAGCCCGCTAAATACATTAGCCCATACCAATGAATGGACAATGGCCCCAACTGCAAGGCAACTGGATCGATATCAGGATGTCTCAACATGCCCTACAGTGCTCCCCAAATAAATTGACTACCAACCACTAACAAAAAACCGGCAAACGCGCGACGAAGATGTGTTGCAGATAAGCTCTGCGCGAGACGCGCACCCCATTTCGCGCAGGGCGCACTCAGCAAAACCAAACCCAGCAGTGCAGGCCAATACACGAACCCGGTGCTATAGGCAGGCAAGCTGCCATGACCGTAACCAGCAACAACATTACTCGACGCCCCCACAATCGCAATGGGCAAGCCACACGCGGCAGAGGTTGCGACCGCCCTCTGCATCCGCATATTGCACCAACTTAAATACGGTACGGTTAACGAGCCACCACCGACACCAAACAAGGCCGAAAAATAACCGATGCCCACACCCGTCGATGCCAGCCCAAGCGTTCCTGGCAGCGCCCTACTTGCCGCAGGTGTAATTGCGAGCCCCATATAGCCGGCAATAAGCAGGCAGAAAATACCAAAGGCCAACTTCAAACTCTCGGCCTCCATGTAACTCGCTGTCCCCACGCCAAAAACAACACCAGCAGCGATCCCCGGCGCCAAGCCTCGCCAACTCGACCAATCAATATTGCCCAGTTGGTGATGGGCACGCACCGAGCTAATCGACGTGACCACAATCGCCGCCAAAGACGTCCCCACCGCCAGTTGCATCGCAATATCCGGGGACACGGCCAGCACTGCGAAGCACGCCACTAGGGCAGGCACAATGACAAGACCGCCACCCACACCAAATAAGCCCGCAGCAAAACCAGCAATCGCGCCCACCCCAAGATATATTAGCAATACCATCACACAGTAGACTCGCATCAAAGCTGCTATTATGACGGCCTCCACCGGCAAACAACAGCGTATGACTCCATGTGTTTAATTTTATTGTCATGGCAGCAACAGCCCGACCGGCCATTGATTATTGCGGCAAATCGCGATGAATTCTATTCACGACCAAGCCTCGCCGCTGACATTTGGCCAGACCATCCGCAAATATTGGCGGGGCGTGACTTAGAACACGGCGGCAGCTGGCTCGGCATTAGTCGCAATGGCCGCTTTGCCGCCGTTACCAACCTCCGAGAAGTCGAACACAGCGGCGAGCATAGCCGAGGAGACCTCGTTAAAGACTTTTTGCTGAGCGAAAAATCAACAGCTGATTATTTAGAACAGCTAGAGGTAAAAAAAAGCATCTATCGGCCATTTAACTTTATTGGCTTTGACGGCCACCGCCTAGGCTACAGCAATAACAGCGAAACTGGCTGGCAATTATTGCCGCCGGGCTGCCACGCCATCGGCAATATTCCGCTAAACAGCACAAATGAAAAAACCGCCAAAGGCAAAATCGATATGGACGTCGCAGTTAGCACTAAAGCCGATCACTTAGCACTACTCGCCATGCTGCAAGATAAAAGCCCGAACGGACAGCACCAAGATGCATTTCATCATGCGCTGTCTTGTCGCTTCGTGAGCGTAGCCGATTTCAACTACGGCACCCGCTCAAGTAGCGTGGTAAGTCGCCACCAAAATGGTCACTGGGATTTCTGGGAGCAGCGCTATAATACCAACTCGGCGGACCCGAACTTCCTGCAAGTCAGCGCACTGAACCATTTTCAGATCTAGAACACGAAATGGACGCTATGCACTGCCAGTCGGCTGCAATAGACGTTCCATGCCAACACCAATCATCGCTTTGCGCAAAAGGGCTTTCACCTCGTCAGCGGTATCAACCACCATCACGCCATCGAGCAAACCCTGCAAATCCTCAAAGCGACAGCTGCGAATAACCGCCTTAACCCGCAGCAGGCTGTTATCGTTCATCGATAACATATCGTAACCCATAGCCATAAGAATCAAGACTGCCGCAGGGTCTCCAGCTAGCTCACCGCATATACCAACAGGCTTACCCTCGGCGTGAGCGGCGTCAACAACCTGCTGGAGACTGTTTAAAACGGCGGGGTGATAAGCGTGGTAGAGATCGGCGACACGGGTGTTATTGCGGTCGACCGCCAGTAAATACTGGGTTAAATCATTTGAACCTACCGACAAAAAGTCGACCCGGCGCGCCAGCTGCCGCGCCTGATAAACCGCAGCAGGCACCTCAACCATCACGCCAATGGGCGGCAGACTAATATCCCAGCCGTCTTCAAGCAATTCGTCAAACGCTCTGCGCACCAGCTCCAGCGCTTCATCAACTTCCTGCACATTACTGATCATCGGCAGCATAATGCGTAAATTATTCAAGCCCTCACTGGCCTTGAGCATCGCGCGAACCTGCACGAGAAATATTTCCGGATGGTCCAAGGTTACCCGGATCCCCCGCCAACCAAGAAAAGGGTTTTCCTCCTCAATGGGGAAATAAGGTAAGGCCTTATCACCACCGATATCTAAGGTCCGCATCGTAACCGGCAGTGGCGCAAAGGCAAGCAACTGCTCACGATAAATAATGCGCTGCTCTTCTTCACTTGGGAAACGCTCGCGCAATAAAAACGGGATCTCCGTTCGGTATAAGCCAACACCTTCGGCGCCCCGATCCAGTGAGCGGGCAACATCAGCCATTAAGCCGGTATTAACCCACAACGGCATACGATGACCGTCAAGCGTCTCGCTAGGCAAGTCGCGTAAAGCCTCCAAGCCCTGATTCAGCGCGTGATCTTCTTCAGAGACCGAGCGAAAATGCTCGTAGACGTCAGCCGTGGGATTATAGTGCACATACCCCGAGTAGCCGTCGACAATGAGATTGGCATTTTCAATTTGGGTATAGGGTAAATCGCTGGCCCCCATGACGGTTGGAATGCCCATTGCGCGGGCCAAAATTGCCACGTGGGAGTTACTCGAGCCCCGCACCGACACCATGCCAACCAAGCGATCTCGAGGCACGTCACCTAGCATAGAAGCGGTGAGTTCCTCGCCAACTAAAATCGTTTTTTCAGGGTATTCCGTAGGCTCTACATCGCTGGCTTGCAGATACGACAAAACCCGGCGCCCCAAATCCTTGATATCCGTTGCTCGCTCTTTGAAATAAGCGTCTTCCATCATTTCAAAGGCGCGAACATGGCTCGACATCACCTGACTCAAGGCACCTTGCGCCCACTCGCCCGCCTCTATTTTAGCAACTACCTCAGAAGCCCACGCCCCATCATCAATAATGCGCAGATACACATCAAATAAGGCGTGTTCGTCTGCGGGTAATTGCGTGAGCAACTTATCGCTTAAAGCGCGAATATCGACGCGAACAGCGTCCAGCGCCTCAGCAAAGGCTTTGAGCTCTGCCTGCGGGTCGTCGCTCTGACGGCGAGGCACCGAGTGCAATTCAGCCAGGGGCACGATCACCACTGCCTGACCTATCGCCACCCCGGTCGCCCCGGCAATCCCCTTAAATGACGCGGTAGCACCAACGGTATTCTGCGCGGTATTAATTGAGCCCGTCGCCCGCGCGTGGGCGATAACCCCAGCTAGCTGAGCCGACATAGTGACGAGAAAAGCCTCTTCATCTTCGTCAAAACGACGACTGTCTTTTTGCTGAACGACCAGCACTCCCATCACCGAGCGCTGATGAATGATCGGTGCACCAAGAAAAGAGTGGTAATGTTCTTCGCCGATACCAGGCAAAAACAAGAAATTAGGGTGTTTCTCGGCGTGGTCTAAGTTAACCGGCTCCTCACGGCGAGCCACCAAGCCCACCAAGCCTTCATCTGGCCCCAGACTTACCTTGCCAATCAATTCTGGGTTCAGACCTTGGTTAGCCATAAAAATCAGGCGTTTAGAGTCGGGGTCACGCAAATACACCGTACACACTTCGGTATCCATTACTTCGGCGATACGGCTAACAATAATATCCAGAGCAGACTGCAAGTCACCGGCGGCATTAACCGCCTGAACAATACTACGTAGCGCTTCTAGCATCATCGCAAATCACCTGCGCAAAGATCCCCGCCGCTATCTTTCACTAAGCGTGCATGGCGTGGCGCAAGCTCTTTCATGGCCCGCCGATACACCTCACGCTTAAACGCCACAACCTGGCCAAGGGGGTACCAATAGCTCACCCACTGCCAATGATCAAACTCTGCCTTATCGCCGCAATCGAAACTGACTTTGGCATCATCGGTTTTCATTTGCAGCAAAAACCATTTCTGCTTTTGGCCAATACACAGGGGCTTGTTCTCGCGCCGAATCAAGCGCTGAGGCAGACGGTAACGCAGCCAGCCACGGGTGCAGGCGAGCAATTCAACGTCGTCTTCACGCAGTCCGACTTCTTCATAAAGCTCACGATACAGGGCCGCTTCAGGTGTTTCACCCTCATGAATACCGCCCTGCGGAAATTGCCAAGCACTCTGACCAACACGGCGCGCCCACAAAACTTGGCCCTGCTCATTAGCGAGCACGATACCAACATTTGGGCGAAATCCATCCGAATCGATCACTAGCTCACCTATAGTTTTGATTTTATGTCTGTTTTCTATTGTTCCACAAATTCACCACGCTGGGAATTCAGCAAATGAAGTCCGGGCGGGAAAGATGAAATTGCACGCTACTGACGCTATGCTAGCCACCCAATTCAACCTCCTTCACGAGACTTACTATGGCCTTGGCAATTTTTGACCTCGACAATACCCTGCTCGGCGGTGACAGCGACCACGCCTGGGGTGAATTCTTAGTCAGCGAGGGCATTGTCGACAGCCATGAATTTCAACAGCAAAACGACGAGTTCTATCGCCAATACCAACAGGGGGGCTTAGATATACAAGCCTATCTCAGTTTTGCGCTAGCGCCACTGAGTCGTTTTTCCAGCGCCGAGCTCAGCAAACTACACCAGAGCTTTATGAGCAAATACATTACGCCGCTGCGCCTACCAAAAGCCGATGCACTGATAAAACAGCATCGCGAGGCCGGGGACTTTCTTATGATTATTACCGCGACCAATAGTTTCGTGACAGCCCCCATTGCCGCCGCCCTTGGGATCGATACCCTCCTCGCCAGCGAAGCCGAAATTATCGACGGTCGCTACACCGGCAAGCCCTCTGGCATGCCCTGTTTTCAAGACGGCAAAGTTCAGCGCTTAAAAGAATGGCTTGCGGCCAATAAGCAAAGTCTCGATGGGAGTTATTTTTACAGCGATTCTCACAACGACTTACCGCTACTCAAGGTTGTCGATAAACCCTGTGCCGTCGATCCGGATGAGAAACTAAGACAGTACGCGGAAACAGCTGGCTGGCCGGTAATCAGTTTGCGCTAGTCGCAAAACAAGCAACCAAGTAATTTGCTAGCGTGACAGCGCCGCCCTTGGCTGCCCAGTCACGCCGTGAAGCAGACGATACTACTCGTCGCACTGCTCGTCATAAGCCTCGGCGTCGAGCAAATTATCTAGCTCGCTTAAATCCGAAGGCTGTATGCGGAAAAACCAACCGTCACTATAGGGGTATTCATTGACGGTCTCAGGGCTCTCATCAAGCGCCTCATTAACTTCAATAATTTCGCCCGAAACCGGCGCGTAAATATCTGACGCGGCCTTTACGGACTCGACCACGGCAGCTTCATCGCCAGCAGAATACTCTGCGCCCACTTCTGGCAATTCGATAAAAACCACATCGCCCAAGGCGTTCTGAGCGTGGTAACTGATGCCCACAGTAACGGTGCCGTCAGACTCAAGACGGGCCCATTCATGGGTGCTAGCGTATTTCAATTCGCTGGGGGTATTGCTCATTTAAGGCCGTCCTCTACAAACGTATGCGTAAGATGGGCGCATTTTAACGCCGTAGCGCATAAATACAAAGTGCTCAGTGACGACTTTGGCGGATACTGATAATCACCGGGATTAATCCTGCCGCAACCAGTGCCAAAGCGGGCAACGCTGCCAGCTGCCACTGACCCTCTGCAGTCATTTCGTAAATCCGCACCGCCAAGGTATCCCAGCCGTAGGGCCGCAGTAATAAGGTGGCCGGCATTTCC
It includes:
- a CDS encoding sulfite exporter TauE/SafE family protein; the protein is MVLLIYLGVGAIAGFAAGLFGVGGGLVIVPALVACFAVLAVSPDIAMQLAVGTSLAAIVVTSISSVRAHHQLGNIDWSSWRGLAPGIAAGVVFGVGTASYMEAESLKLAFGIFCLLIAGYMGLAITPAASRALPGTLGLASTGVGIGYFSALFGVGGGSLTVPYLSWCNMRMQRAVATSAACGLPIAIVGASSNVVAGYGHGSLPAYSTGFVYWPALLGLVLLSAPCAKWGARLAQSLSATHLRRAFAGFLLVVGSQFIWGAL
- the gcvH gene encoding glycine cleavage system protein GcvH; this translates as MSNTPSELKYASTHEWARLESDGTVTVGISYHAQNALGDVVFIELPEVGAEYSAGDEAAVVESVKAASDIYAPVSGEIIEVNEALDESPETVNEYPYSDGWFFRIQPSDLSELDNLLDAEAYDEQCDE
- the rppH gene encoding RNA pyrophosphohydrolase → MIDSDGFRPNVGIVLANEQGQVLWARRVGQSAWQFPQGGIHEGETPEAALYRELYEEVGLREDDVELLACTRGWLRYRLPQRLIRRENKPLCIGQKQKWFLLQMKTDDAKVSFDCGDKAEFDHWQWVSYWYPLGQVVAFKREVYRRAMKELAPRHARLVKDSGGDLCAGDLR
- a CDS encoding dihydrofolate reductase, with the protein product MTVTVSLIVAMANNRVIGVGNQLPWHLPADLKHFKATTLGKPIVMGRKTWESIGRPLPGRKNIVISRQPEYVAEGAYVVPSLSAGLALAREHALAEGLAEIVVIGGETIYRSALNEAQKIYLTEVDISLDGDAWFPELVDAQWRETARECYPITSAEGLGYSFVTLERVSAES
- the ptsP gene encoding phosphoenolpyruvate--protein phosphotransferase — encoded protein: MLEALRSIVQAVNAAGDLQSALDIIVSRIAEVMDTEVCTVYLRDPDSKRLIFMANQGLNPELIGKVSLGPDEGLVGLVARREEPVNLDHAEKHPNFLFLPGIGEEHYHSFLGAPIIHQRSVMGVLVVQQKDSRRFDEDEEAFLVTMSAQLAGVIAHARATGSINTAQNTVGATASFKGIAGATGVAIGQAVVIVPLAELHSVPRRQSDDPQAELKAFAEALDAVRVDIRALSDKLLTQLPADEHALFDVYLRIIDDGAWASEVVAKIEAGEWAQGALSQVMSSHVRAFEMMEDAYFKERATDIKDLGRRVLSYLQASDVEPTEYPEKTILVGEELTASMLGDVPRDRLVGMVSVRGSSNSHVAILARAMGIPTVMGASDLPYTQIENANLIVDGYSGYVHYNPTADVYEHFRSVSEEDHALNQGLEALRDLPSETLDGHRMPLWVNTGLMADVARSLDRGAEGVGLYRTEIPFLLRERFPSEEEQRIIYREQLLAFAPLPVTMRTLDIGGDKALPYFPIEEENPFLGWRGIRVTLDHPEIFLVQVRAMLKASEGLNNLRIMLPMISNVQEVDEALELVRRAFDELLEDGWDISLPPIGVMVEVPAAVYQARQLARRVDFLSVGSNDLTQYLLAVDRNNTRVADLYHAYHPAVLNSLQQVVDAAHAEGKPVGICGELAGDPAAVLILMAMGYDMLSMNDNSLLRVKAVIRSCRFEDLQGLLDGVMVVDTADEVKALLRKAMIGVGMERLLQPTGSA
- the lgt gene encoding prolipoprotein diacylglyceryl transferase; translation: MLRHPDIDPVALQLGPLSIHWYGLMYLAGFAAAWFLAKRRSHQPWSPLNEAQVEDLIFYGAVGVILGGRFGYVIFYNFPQFLQDPLWLLRVWEGGMAFHGGLLGVIVAVALYARKIKVPVAALWDFIAPLAPIGLGLGRIGNFIGQELWGRPTDGPLGMLFPRDPSQLPRHPSQLYQFALEGVVLFTILFFFTRKQRPPLAAGALFLLCYGSFRFLVEFVREPDSHIGFDAMGWLTRGQELSLPMIIIGGFLLVWAYTRNESARSGTAATAPVKRRTTKKVGK
- a CDS encoding NRDE family protein, which codes for MCLILLSWQQQPDRPLIIAANRDEFYSRPSLAADIWPDHPQILAGRDLEHGGSWLGISRNGRFAAVTNLREVEHSGEHSRGDLVKDFLLSEKSTADYLEQLEVKKSIYRPFNFIGFDGHRLGYSNNSETGWQLLPPGCHAIGNIPLNSTNEKTAKGKIDMDVAVSTKADHLALLAMLQDKSPNGQHQDAFHHALSCRFVSVADFNYGTRSSSVVSRHQNGHWDFWEQRYNTNSADPNFLQVSALNHFQI
- a CDS encoding HAD family hydrolase, with protein sequence MALAIFDLDNTLLGGDSDHAWGEFLVSEGIVDSHEFQQQNDEFYRQYQQGGLDIQAYLSFALAPLSRFSSAELSKLHQSFMSKYITPLRLPKADALIKQHREAGDFLMIITATNSFVTAPIAAALGIDTLLASEAEIIDGRYTGKPSGMPCFQDGKVQRLKEWLAANKQSLDGSYFYSDSHNDLPLLKVVDKPCAVDPDEKLRQYAETAGWPVISLR
- a CDS encoding thymidylate synthase — protein: MQQYLDLLRDVRDNGTDKGDRTGVGTRSVFGRQLRFDLQQGFPLLTTKKVHLRSIICELIWFLQGSCDNNWLQERGVSIWNEWALENGDLGPIYGKQWRSWACPDGSTIDQISEVVEMIRRKPDSRRLLVNAWNPADLPDESLSPQENVRRGRAALPPCHTLFQFYVADGKLSCQLYQRSADLFLGVPFNIASYALLTHMIAQQCDLEVGDFVHTFGDCHLYQNHLTDEIVEEQLRRTPRALPKLLIKRRPESVFDYDFDDFEFAGYEPHPAIKAPIAI